One region of Vidua chalybeata isolate OUT-0048 chromosome 26, bVidCha1 merged haplotype, whole genome shotgun sequence genomic DNA includes:
- the LOC128800326 gene encoding feather keratin Cos2-2-like, whose amino-acid sequence MSCCKPCDPCCQPCGPCPLASSCNECCVRQCQSSHVVIEPPAVLVTLPGPILSSSPQNTAVGSSTSAAVGNILSCGGVPISSGGFDISCITNCYGGSRCCRPC is encoded by the coding sequence ATGTCCTGCTGCAAACCCTGCGAcccttgctgccagccctgcggccCCTGCCCGCTGGCCAGCAGCTGCAATGAGTGCtgtgtcaggcagtgccagagctcccACGTTGTCATTGAGCcgcctgctgtgctggtgaccctgcccggccccatcctcagctcctcccCACAGAACACCGCCGTGGGATCTTctacctctgctgctgttggcaACATCCTCAGCTGTGGCGGAGTGCCCATCAGCTCTGGGGGCTTTGACATCTCCTGCATCACCAACTGCTATGGTGGCAGCAGATGTTGTCGTCCCTGCTAA